In one Candidatus Nitronereus thalassa genomic region, the following are encoded:
- a CDS encoding exosortase C-terminal domain/associated protein EpsI: MKPWPFVVASLILVGTIGLIQSLSRGETPLTKKSFSEFPMILADRWEGKELPLDQEILDILKVSEYLMRIYTPKPSLDSTDIAPVPVSLYIGYYESQRTGATYHSPKNCLPGAGWSFAETKMTWVPIGNSGQSILINEVLIQKGVDKQLVLYWYHDRGRVIASEYWAKAYMIWDSMTQNRTDGSLVRIIVPVSGTTKEAFKLGTTFLNDMWPSLLSYMPSSSMT, translated from the coding sequence ATGAAACCCTGGCCATTCGTCGTAGCCTCCTTAATATTGGTCGGAACTATTGGTCTCATCCAATCGCTTTCCCGAGGTGAGACCCCACTGACCAAGAAATCATTTTCCGAATTTCCCATGATCCTTGCTGATCGTTGGGAAGGGAAAGAACTCCCACTTGATCAAGAGATTCTGGATATCCTGAAGGTGAGCGAATATTTGATGAGAATTTATACCCCCAAACCATCCTTGGACTCGACTGATATCGCTCCGGTCCCAGTTTCACTTTACATCGGTTACTACGAGAGCCAACGCACAGGCGCCACCTATCATTCTCCGAAAAACTGCTTACCGGGCGCCGGCTGGAGTTTTGCGGAAACGAAAATGACTTGGGTTCCTATTGGCAATAGCGGACAATCAATACTTATCAACGAAGTCCTAATTCAAAAGGGTGTTGACAAACAACTGGTCCTATACTGGTACCATGATCGCGGGCGAGTTATCGCCAGCGAATACTGGGCAAAAGCCTATATGATTTGGGATTCCATGACCCAAAATCGCACGGATGGTTCATTGGTCAGAATCATTGTCCCGGTCTCCGGCACCACGAAAGAGGCATTCAAACTGGGGACGACCTTTCTCAATGATATGTGGCCATCTCTGTTATCTTATATGCCTTCTTCCTCCATGACGTGA
- the prsR gene encoding PEP-CTERM-box response regulator transcription factor: MKPSATKTKTEVEEQELESSKKKRPHPTLLLIEDDEDLRQQMKWALSSNYELREAVDRASAVEIVQNEPVHFAILDLGLPPHANDAIEGLAALEDMLSVNRDLKIIMATGNTDRRHALKAIELGAYDFLEKPVDLEVLKVVLQRADYILRLERENRSLRKQEDQTDFEAIIGTSTPMQKVFEVVRRVAKSDISVLVIGESGTGKELIARALHHQSDRARGPFIAINCGAIPENLLESELFGHEKGAFTGAHARRKGRIESADKGTLFLDEIGELPTALQVKLLRVLQERCIERVGGRESIEIDSRIVAATNIDLEKAMAQGQFREDLYYRLNTVTIPIPPLKDRGGDIILLAERFLQRIADGAGKKFAGFTKEAKISIERYHWPGNVRELENRIKRAVAMADGNRITPEDVQLDSPTVGYSGYTLKNAREAVERELIQRTLEKTGGNITRAASELGVSRPTLHELITRYSLR, translated from the coding sequence ATGAAACCATCAGCGACCAAGACGAAGACTGAAGTGGAAGAACAGGAATTAGAATCTTCCAAGAAAAAGAGGCCTCATCCCACACTCCTGCTTATCGAGGATGACGAAGACCTTCGACAACAAATGAAATGGGCCCTTAGCTCCAACTACGAACTCCGAGAAGCAGTTGATAGGGCCTCCGCGGTGGAGATCGTGCAAAACGAGCCGGTCCATTTTGCTATTTTAGATCTGGGGTTGCCGCCACATGCCAACGACGCAATTGAAGGCTTAGCTGCCCTCGAAGATATGTTGTCAGTCAACCGTGATTTAAAAATTATCATGGCCACTGGCAACACCGATCGACGACATGCGCTTAAAGCCATTGAACTTGGGGCCTACGATTTTTTGGAAAAACCAGTAGATCTGGAGGTGCTCAAAGTCGTCCTCCAACGAGCCGACTACATTCTTCGTCTTGAACGAGAAAACCGCTCTTTAAGGAAACAAGAAGATCAAACTGATTTTGAAGCCATTATCGGCACCAGCACACCGATGCAAAAAGTATTCGAAGTCGTCAGACGAGTTGCCAAATCCGACATTTCGGTACTTGTGATCGGAGAAAGCGGCACCGGGAAGGAACTCATTGCCCGGGCGCTCCATCATCAGAGTGACCGCGCCAGGGGTCCGTTCATCGCGATCAACTGCGGCGCCATCCCAGAGAATTTGCTGGAAAGCGAATTATTCGGTCACGAAAAAGGCGCCTTTACCGGTGCCCATGCCCGCCGCAAAGGCCGCATCGAATCCGCAGACAAAGGCACATTGTTTTTAGACGAAATTGGGGAACTGCCAACAGCCTTGCAAGTAAAACTCCTCCGGGTGCTACAAGAACGATGCATCGAGCGAGTGGGAGGTCGGGAATCTATCGAAATCGATTCAAGAATTGTCGCAGCCACCAATATTGACCTCGAAAAAGCCATGGCTCAAGGGCAATTTCGCGAAGACCTTTACTATCGGTTGAATACCGTAACGATTCCGATCCCTCCCTTAAAAGATCGAGGGGGGGATATTATCCTACTCGCGGAACGATTTCTCCAACGCATTGCCGATGGCGCAGGGAAAAAATTTGCAGGGTTTACCAAGGAAGCCAAGATCAGTATCGAACGATATCACTGGCCCGGAAATGTCCGAGAATTGGAAAATCGCATTAAACGGGCCGTAGCCATGGCCGATGGGAACCGGATTACTCCTGAAGACGTTCAGTTGGATTCACCAACGGTTGGATATTCAGGGTATACCCTCAAAAATGCTCGAGAAGCGGTTGAACGTGAACTCATTCAACGCACCCTGGAGAAAACCGGTGGCAATATCACACGTGCGGCTTCTGAGCTTGGTGTCAGTCGGCCAACACTACATGAATTAATTACTCGATATTCACTTCGATAG
- the prsK gene encoding XrtA/PEP-CTERM system histidine kinase PrsK — protein sequence MDLIWLVPLFLSSLACLFLIGGILLKRSRGPVEQALVAVIATTGWIQANTALGLLNGEGRILWQQLVMAGEIVFPIALYKVGASFISEHYAENISETTWRFRALCLLGILCTGLLIAPAFLSSIGPFELHSIQGKVISLYFLVALVVGLAQLEQVLRASRDPLRYQIKFVIIGLGSLAGFAIIQSSQWDLFLQENQGFVFADGLITFFSLILIGFGLGRWHFHDMSHAVSISPQALYTSMTLLIVGGYFIIVGGLGELIRRSNWAMAESVGVLVVFTACIALIVVLSSRQVKAELRLLLARHFLGSKYDYRLKWIEVTESFRACDSVDSILDICLDLLIRTFGAQHVTTWLLYEADGRFHQVRSANIEPPPPPLPIHHQMHQLIQSQEEIIDLSRLEIAHSPEWKSFLQSTDAHLCIPLRSSETLHGFITLSRQFGDRHYRQDDFDLMTSITHYVSVQLTQARLSEERTATAKWEAVSRFSAFYLHDLKTLIAGLSMVAQNAKTHGNDPAFQESAMRTVTNTVTKLTGLINKLSVQSKSVTVEQAESFHTVNINDIILEAIRSLSSSMEEPALSMTPTLPPVSIVPDQFKQLFMNLMMNAKQSAGEAGKVRVSTVPKPGAVAITIADSGPGIPESQLRTLFQPFKTTKKDGFGIGLYQCKSIVEQSKGSIRIESQEGQGTHVHIVLPAA from the coding sequence ATGGACCTTATCTGGCTCGTCCCACTATTTCTCAGTTCTCTCGCTTGCTTGTTTCTTATAGGGGGCATCCTTCTCAAACGGTCACGGGGGCCCGTGGAACAGGCTTTAGTAGCAGTCATTGCGACTACGGGGTGGATTCAAGCTAACACCGCTTTAGGTCTTCTAAACGGCGAGGGACGAATCCTATGGCAACAATTGGTTATGGCAGGAGAAATTGTGTTTCCCATCGCACTCTATAAAGTCGGCGCATCGTTTATTAGTGAACATTACGCAGAAAACATCTCCGAAACCACTTGGAGGTTTCGGGCCCTCTGCCTCTTGGGAATACTATGTACAGGGCTCCTCATTGCGCCAGCCTTCCTTTCTTCCATTGGACCTTTCGAACTTCACTCTATACAGGGCAAGGTCATTAGCTTGTATTTTTTAGTCGCATTGGTGGTGGGATTAGCCCAATTGGAACAAGTCCTTCGAGCCTCACGCGACCCCCTTCGCTATCAAATCAAATTCGTGATTATAGGTTTAGGAAGTTTGGCAGGATTTGCCATCATTCAATCAAGCCAATGGGACCTTTTTCTCCAGGAGAACCAGGGATTTGTTTTTGCAGATGGCCTTATTACCTTTTTCTCTCTTATTCTAATTGGCTTTGGTCTGGGTCGATGGCATTTTCACGATATGAGTCATGCCGTCTCCATATCTCCACAGGCCTTATACACCTCAATGACCCTCCTCATTGTGGGGGGATATTTCATTATCGTAGGAGGACTCGGAGAACTGATTAGACGATCGAATTGGGCCATGGCGGAATCGGTTGGAGTATTGGTGGTTTTTACCGCCTGTATCGCTCTCATCGTGGTGCTCTCATCGCGCCAAGTCAAAGCAGAACTTCGACTTCTCCTCGCCAGACATTTTCTAGGCTCAAAATATGATTATCGCCTTAAATGGATCGAGGTCACGGAATCATTCCGAGCATGTGATTCGGTCGACAGCATTTTAGATATTTGCCTGGATCTGCTAATTCGAACATTTGGGGCCCAACACGTCACAACTTGGTTGCTTTATGAAGCGGATGGACGGTTTCATCAGGTTCGATCTGCGAACATCGAGCCGCCGCCGCCGCCATTACCGATCCATCACCAGATGCACCAACTGATTCAGTCCCAGGAAGAAATTATCGATCTCTCTCGTCTTGAGATAGCACATTCTCCGGAATGGAAATCCTTTTTGCAATCGACCGACGCACACCTATGTATTCCTTTACGTTCCTCAGAGACGCTACACGGCTTCATTACCCTCAGCCGCCAATTTGGCGACCGTCACTATCGCCAAGACGATTTTGACTTAATGACATCTATCACTCATTACGTCTCCGTGCAATTAACGCAAGCGCGACTTTCCGAAGAGCGAACAGCCACCGCGAAATGGGAAGCTGTAAGCCGTTTTTCCGCCTTTTACCTTCACGACTTAAAAACTCTGATTGCTGGGCTCTCCATGGTAGCCCAAAACGCCAAGACACATGGCAACGATCCTGCCTTTCAAGAATCGGCTATGCGCACCGTCACGAATACGGTGACAAAACTTACCGGCCTCATCAATAAACTATCCGTCCAATCAAAATCCGTCACTGTTGAGCAGGCCGAATCCTTTCATACCGTCAACATCAATGACATTATTCTTGAAGCCATTCGTTCATTGTCTTCCAGCATGGAAGAACCCGCATTATCCATGACACCAACTTTACCACCGGTTTCTATCGTGCCTGACCAATTCAAACAATTATTTATGAATCTCATGATGAATGCGAAACAATCCGCAGGAGAAGCTGGAAAAGTTAGGGTATCGACTGTACCTAAGCCTGGAGCCGTTGCCATTACCATTGCCGACTCCGGACCAGGGATTCCCGAATCGCAATTACGAACCCTCTTCCAGCCATTCAAAACAACCAAGAAGGATGGATTCGGAATTGGGTTGTATCAATGTAAATCCATTGTCGAACAATCAAAGGGCTCCATACGAATTGAGAGTCAAGAAGGACAGGGAACGCACGTCCATATCGTCTTGCCAGCAGCATGA